The Tigriopus californicus strain San Diego chromosome 5, Tcal_SD_v2.1, whole genome shotgun sequence genome includes a region encoding these proteins:
- the LOC131880766 gene encoding uncharacterized protein DDB_G0271670-like encodes MLKAIARFGFWLWVAAVKTILKLSLKCLVALAKDQADPPIPQAHCHPKNDKYSRRTSCSSSSSPINQFEPMPGGTAAPLSSQGLIQSFIQEVRARIRAVLGLGMVPNPGLDYHISSIHGSRGASSALPTDAEKYCQTEDKSVYRTLKMRYRSSLKKRKEQIIPAGASRPSSPEGTDTLTEHQRLPAASWMTSTKQAMESPSLVGVVPNRTLSHHSRVRTTSEISELEDKVMPLPVIKTRARRWKSCSNMTSLTTASCPTSPPSVPRRRYHSAAPNLSQGTPMERLKLAKGGGEATFFPNSRNLNGPWPLAISSSHFSEEKRRSLLRLRRQGRQLSDPSGNRIFQRQSANGTVFERRPALGVKRRRSHEDSLMVAAAVAANSTNFCCCLSSSSSSSSSTSSPSSSPPTSSSSCCTTSSSASSSSSCSSLACATSTRKTYFVVNKSSKFLVEQQVIKSAQRGP; translated from the coding sequence ATGCTCAAGGCGATTGCCAGATTTGGATTTTGGCTGTGGGTGGCAGCCGTAAAGACCATCTTGAAATTGTCTCTGAAGTGCTTGGTGGCCTTAGCCAAGGACCAAGCTGATCCTCCCATTCCTCAAGCTCATTGCCATCCGAAGAATGACAAGTATTCTCGACGGACGTCGTGCTCATCCTCGTCTTCGCCCATAAATCAGTTCGAGCCAATGCCAGGGGGGACTGCTGCACCATTGTCGAGTCAGGGACTGATTCAATCTTTCATTCAAGAGGTCAGAGCGAGGATAAGAGCGGTTTTGGGCTTGGGCATGGTGCCCAACCCAGGCCTGGATTATCACATCTCGTCCATTCATGGATCCCGTGGGGCTTCTTCCGCGCTGCCAACAGATGctgaaaaatattgtcaaacCGAGGACAAATCTGTCTATCGGACATTGAAGATGCGTTATCGGAGTTCGCTAAAGAAACGCAAAGAGCAGATAATTCCTGCGGGGGCCTCTCGACCCTCGTCGCCTGAAGGCACCGACACACTGACTGAACATCAAAGGCTGCCAGCAGCATCGTGGATGACCAGTACAAAACAGGCCATGGAGTCGCCTTCGCTCGTAGGCGTAGTTCCTAACCGAACTTTGAGCCATCACAGCCGCGTGCGAACCACCAGTGAGATATCTGAACTCGAAGACAAGGTTATGCCATTACCCGTGATCAAAACCCGTGCCCGTCGGTGGAAGAGCTGCAGTAACATGACATCATTGACCACGGCCTCCTGCCCCACCTCCCCTCCATCTGTTCCTCGTCGACGATATCACAGTGCGGCCCCCAACCTCTCGCAGGGCACTCCCATGGAGAGACTGAAATTAGCCAAAGGTGGAGGCGAGGCCACTTTCTTTCCTAATAGCAGAAATCTCAATGGACCTTGGCCTTTGGCCATAAGTTCATCCCATTTTAGCGAAGAAAAACGACGCTCTTTGCTTCGATTAAGGAGACAAGGAAGGCAATTATCCGATCCTTCTGGCAACCGAATTTTTCAACGCCAGTCTGCCAATGGAACCGTTTTTGAAAGACGACCAGCCCTGGGAGTTAAACGCCGTAGGAGTCACGAAGATAGTCTTATGGTGGCAGCTGCAGTGGCTGCAAATTCTACCAACTTCTGTTGCtgcctctcctcctcctcttcctcttcctcatcaACCTCATCGCCCAGCTCTTCGCCACCCACCTCCTCGTCATCCTGTTGCACGACCTCGTCCTCTGcatcctcttcgtcctcctgCTCATCATTAGCCTGTGCGACAAGTACCAGGAAAACCTACTTTGTTGTGAACAAATCCTCGAAATTTTTGGTGGAGCAACAAGTCATCAAATCCGCTCAAAGAGGACCTTAA
- the LOC131880771 gene encoding 5-hydroxytryptamine receptor 2A-like gives MNESLSSFVLVVEDDPFDDTQVNLRKAFESVSFGHSDGGGGDGGVIGSGIAGDGDGGGISSDLDPNSTNFELASNVHLNLSLYQLSNHTNRLSWIRNCSNAFENIDLEDPRVLGSLIPLGIICLVVIFGNMMVIAAVRMTHKLRGATNLFIVSLAWADLMLGMVVLPFSAMYEVFDIWIFGRIWCSIWLAIDVWVCTASILHLVVISLDRYIAVTHPITYPNIMTSNRAKLLILGAWILSFVICFPPLVGWNEESTPSIMAASDPNGNFNNNGTYEEPDDPELIAILNRCMPQCKLIQEPGYVIYSAVGSFYAPMLVMMFFNWRIYRTATKTTKAIRQGWTKVKVGGGENSVGMGIHRGGGAALGISAASTMNLAAIQALNNRTPRRSSASVKHTNAVNLSSRRASAVGANAIISACSVKQSGPPESNSRTLPRASSNCKVSVAGGSSGAALTLSKAKVSLGSNLNTASHESQNGGRITLDDTHLTTPLLYQSRKGKRISASTNSLLSVPHWDRASGLNSFHHSPLKQLQHHQQQQQQSAQPQHQKQPKQSKLKHHHPQQQQQLSAPNVSHHQPCPNHIMGKTFAEHGTQTLKEDKIPIWSNTGIVGGDPNGRGGNGGKSGKRQPFRWRSKSAPHKSNHVIVANLNSSRCSSPTNSMAGDKISSKKRRRLGSCFHFQRWRKRGLRSRFRGGVGGGPRRRSQSEPPSPVTSLPGSTDELNHSRLSAPTSNHGSTNNLTHNLIHHHHAGGSANKFGKRNIKNQVRRFRMETKAAKTLGIIVGCFICCWFPFFTMYLITAFCEDCFSELAFSIIFWMGYCNSAINPFIYAMFSREFRGAFKKILCKFLCNRNEHPGAGALVRMGLPFAPQTVAIGLADRFPPIPTVTGVPRGSFQTGNSDNQSSSNSDSVRVKNNPINHTS, from the coding sequence ATGAATGAGAGTCTCTCCTCATTTGTGCTCGTGGTAGAAGATGATCCCTTTGATGATACACAAGTCAATCTCCGGAAGGCCTTTGAGAGTGTCAGTTTTGGCCACAGTGACGGCGGTGGGGGAGATGGTGGGGTTATAGGAAGTGGCATTGCTGGCGATGGTGACGGAGGGGGCATTAGTAGCGACCTCGATCCTAATAGCACCAATTTTGAGTTGGCTTCTAACGTTCACCTCAACCTGAGCTTGTATCAGCTTTCAAATCACACAAATCGACTGAGCTGGATTCGCAATTGTAGCAATGCCTTCGAGAATATCGATTTGGAGGACCCTCGCGTCTTGGGCAGTCTCATTCCCTTGGGCATCATCTGTTTGGTTGTGATCTTCGGCAATATGATGGTGATCGCTGCCGTGCGAATGACGCACAAGCTCCGAGGGGCCACGAATCTGTTCATTGTCTCGCTGGCTTGGGCAGACCTCATGCTGGGCATGGTGGTCCTACCATTCTCGGCCATGTACGAGGTGTTTGACATCTGGATCTTTGGCCGAATCTGGTGCTCAATTTGGCTGGCCATTGATGTTTGGGTGTGCACGGCATCCATTCTCCACCTCGTCGTGATAAGCCTCGATCGGTATATTGCTGTGACCCATCCCATCACTTATCCCAATATCATGACTTCCAATCGCGCCAAACTACTCATTTTGGGAGCTTGGATCCTCagttttgtcatttgttttccTCCCCTGGTTGGGTGGAACGAAGAGAGCACCCCGTCCATCATGGCGGCTTCGGACCCAAATGGGAATTTCAATAATAACGGAACCTACGAAGAACCGGACGATCCCGAGCTCATAGCCATCTTGAATCGTTGCATGCCTCAGTGTAAACTAATACAAGAGCCTGGCTATGTGATCTATTCTGCTGTTGGATCCTTCTATGCGCCGATGCTCGTGATGATGTTCTTTAATTGGCGTATTTACCGTACGGCCACCAAGACCACCAAGGCCATCCGTCAGGGGTGGACCAAGGTCAAAGTGGGCGGGGGCGAAAATTCTGTGGGCATGGGGATACATCGCGGGGGAGGCGCCGCCCTTGGGATCTCCGCCGCGTCTACCATGAATCTGGCTGCCATCCAGGCGCTGAATAACCGAACGCCCCGTCGATCCAGTGCCTCTGTGAAGCATACCAATGCCGTGAACTTGAGCAGTCGTCGAGCCAGTGCAGTGGGCGCTAATGCAATCATCTCTGCCTGCTCTGTTAAACAATCTGGCCCTCCAGAGTCCAATTCACGAACGCTCCCGAGGGCTTCTTCCAATTGTAAAGTGAGTGTGGCGGGCGGATCCTCAGGCGCTGCCTTAACCTTGAGCAAAGCCAAGGTTTCTTTGGGCTCGAACCTCAATACAGCCAGTCATGAGAGCCAAAATGGTGGACGAATCACATTGGATGACACTCACTTGACGACTCCGCTCCTTTATCAAAGTCGCAAAGGGAAAAGAATATCAGCATCAACAAACAGTTTACTCAGTGTTCCACATTGGGATCGAGCCAGTGGCCTGAACAGTTTCCACCACTCGCCACTGAAGCAATTgcaacaccaccaacaacaacaacaacagtccGCGCAACCCCAACATCAGAAGCAACCCAAGCAAAGCAAACTCAAGCACCACCacccacaacaacaacagcaattgTCGGCGCCAAATGTGAGCCATCATCAGCCGTGTCCTAATCACATCATGGGAAAGACATTTGCTGAGCATGGGACACAAACAttgaaagaagacaaaatTCCAATCTGGTCTAACACGGGCATTGTGGGAGGGGATCCCAATGGCCGGGGAGGAAATGGAGGGAAATCTGGCAAGCGACAGCCCTTCAGATGGCGTTCCAAATCGGCTCCTCATAAAAGTAATCATGTGATTGTGGCCAACTTGAACTCCTCGAGATGCTCATCCCCCACCAACAGCATGGCGGGCGACAAAATCTCATCCAAAAAGCGCCGACGTCTCGGATCGtgctttcatttccaaaggtGGAGGAAACGGGGCCTTCGGTCCCGGTTTCGTGGCGGAGTTGGAGGAGGACCCCGACGTCGAAGTCAAAGTGAACCCCCTTCACCTGTCACGTCATTGCCCGGCTCCACAGACGAGCTCAATCACTCGCGATTATCCGCGCCCACTTCCAACCACGGAAGTACGAACAATCTCACGCACAACTTGATACATCATCATCACGCTGGCGGATCAGCCAATAAATTCGGTAAGAGAAACATCAAAAACCAGGTTCGACGCTTCCGAATGGAAACCAAGGCGGCCAAAACCCTGGGCATTATTGTGGGCTGCTTCATTTGCTGTTGGTTTCCATTCTTCACCATGTACCTGATCACCGCATTTTGCGAGGATTGCTTCTCAGAGCTGGCCTTCTCCATCATATTCTGGATGGGCTACTGCAACTCGGCCATCAACCCCTTCATCTATGCCATGTTCTCTCGGGAGTTTCGAGGAGCCTTCAAGAAGATCCTGTGCAAGTTCCTATGCAACAGAAATGAGCACCCAGGGGCAGGGGCCTTGGTCCGCATGGGCCTGCCTTTTGCTCCTCAAACAGTGGCCATTGGCTTGGCAGATCGATTCCCACCTATTCCGACTGTGACGGGTGTTCCAAGAGGTAGTTTTCAAACGGGGAACAGTGACAATCAAAGCAGTAGTAACAGTGATTCTGTCAGAGTTAAGAACAACCCAATCAACCACACTTCCTAA